Sequence from the Aerococcus tenax genome:
ATTCCTATGGCGTCGGTGAAGACTTTGAAACGGCAGTTGTCCAAGCTAATGACCGGATGGCAGAATTTCTCATGGCTCAAACCGGCTTATCCTATAATAAAGTTGGCATGTTCATGACCTTTTCCGCTCATTTAGAATCTTGTCAGATTGTTAACCCCAATATTTCCATGCGCGTTCGGGTCGACAAGGCCAGTTATGAAAAATTAAAAGATGTTAAAGAGTAAGCCTAAGTAAAAAAGGAGTTGCAGTGAGCAACTCCTTTTTAATTCGGCCTTCTTTAGGCATTTTCGAAGGTACCGTATTTAATGATTTCTTTGTTTTTAATCATTATTTCTGACATGGCAATCACGGTATCGATGGATAAACTGTCTTCATCTAAGAGCAGGATATCTGCGTCCCGCCCCACTTCTAAACGTCCCTTATGGTTAAGTTTTAGGATACGGGCAACGTTAGAGGTGACTGCTGGAAGGGCCTTTTCAAGGGCAATATTTTCTCTTTGAACAGCTTCTTGAATACCGACCAAGAGTGACTTAGCACTGCCCACACCAATACGGAGGAAGTTGCCTTCTTCATCGAAGCGGGGGAGACTTCCTTGGCCATCAGAACTCATGGTAATGCAGGATTCATCTAAGCCTTGGTCTAGGACTTGTTTGAGAACCGTTCTAAAAGGAATCTCCCCGTCTTTTTCATAGGTCATATCGGGGTCTTCACTTCCGGTAATATCGAAAGTCCCGCCGCGTTTGGCAAAGGCAATGGCTTCATCAACCAGTTCCTGGCTCCGGCCACAGTGGGTCGGCAGGAAGGTAGTGACTGGAATATCGGTTTCATCTAAGGCCTTAAAGAGGAATTCTAGTCGGCCCTTGTTGGGCCCCACATGGCAGTTGACCACGCCGGCCTTACCTGCTAATAAACCACCAGTCCGGGTATCGGCTGCGGCATGGGCAAATTGTTCAAAGGTTGGTGCCCCATTGCGGTGGTCGGAAATAGCAATTTCACCAATGCCAATCACCTTGTCAATGGCCATAATGTCTTTGATGATGGATCCGGTGAGGGTGGTTGCCGGAAGACGGTAGTTTCCGACATAGATATAGGTGGAAATACCCTCTGCTTCTAAACCACGGGCCTTGGCTAAGAGGGCCATTTCATCGCGAGCGACCCCATCAGTCCCCAATAAGCCACAGGCAGTAGTTACTCCAGCCGTGGTTAGTTGACTCAACTGGACTTCTGGTGTTCGGTTTTGAAAACCATTCTCACCACCGCCTCCTAGGAGGTGGAAGTGGCTATCAATGAAACCAGGGGTAGCGATTTTACCTTGACCATCGATCACTTCAATATCAATAGCATTACTATCAATAGTGATATGGTCCTCAATGGCAATAATTTTGGAACTATCCATTAAGATATCTTTAATCCCTAATTTTTCAGGGGCGTAAACAGTGACTTGTTTGATTAATTTCATACTTTCCCAACTTTCTAACTGTAACCGATACTAATGGCAATAATAATGGCA
This genomic interval carries:
- the iadA gene encoding beta-aspartyl-peptidase, with the translated sequence MKLIKQVTVYAPEKLGIKDILMDSSKIIAIEDHITIDSNAIDIEVIDGQGKIATPGFIDSHFHLLGGGGENGFQNRTPEVQLSQLTTAGVTTACGLLGTDGVARDEMALLAKARGLEAEGISTYIYVGNYRLPATTLTGSIIKDIMAIDKVIGIGEIAISDHRNGAPTFEQFAHAAADTRTGGLLAGKAGVVNCHVGPNKGRLEFLFKALDETDIPVTTFLPTHCGRSQELVDEAIAFAKRGGTFDITGSEDPDMTYEKDGEIPFRTVLKQVLDQGLDESCITMSSDGQGSLPRFDEEGNFLRIGVGSAKSLLVGIQEAVQRENIALEKALPAVTSNVARILKLNHKGRLEVGRDADILLLDEDSLSIDTVIAMSEIMIKNKEIIKYGTFENA